One window from the genome of Lentibacillus daqui encodes:
- a CDS encoding toprim domain-containing protein yields MTNESDKVIIVEGLTDKKQIKKVITEDLEIVCTNGTLGVERFDELLYAYDLDNKDVFILVDEDDSGIKLRKQLARELPHANHLYVSSEYREVATTPEQVLATILVSKSIEVNPIFLI; encoded by the coding sequence ATGACAAATGAATCGGATAAGGTGATTATTGTTGAAGGGTTAACCGATAAAAAGCAAATCAAAAAAGTCATCACAGAGGACCTGGAAATTGTTTGTACGAATGGAACGCTGGGTGTGGAACGGTTTGATGAACTATTATATGCGTACGATTTGGATAATAAAGACGTATTTATTTTAGTTGATGAGGATGATTCAGGGATCAAGTTACGCAAACAATTGGCCCGGGAACTTCCGCATGCCAATCACTTATATGTCAGTAGTGAGTACCGGGAAGTAGCAACAACGCCCGAGCAGGTACTTGCGACAATTTTGGTTAGCAAAAGCATTGAGGTTAATCCGATATTTTTAATTTAG
- a CDS encoding MetQ/NlpA family ABC transporter substrate-binding protein → MKKVFILLSAILVLLLAACGGGSSEGKDEDGNTTIKVGATSVPHAEVLEKAKPILKEKGINLEIEEFQDYVLPNDALADSDLDANYFQTIPFLEQVIKDTGYDLDYIDGIHIEPMGIYSKDIKSLDDVKNGTEVIMSNSASDHGRILELFEKSGLIKLDDNVDKVNAQIDDIVENPKHLKFSADYDAAILPELYNKEDNVLVAINTNYAIQADLNPLKDALAIEDENSPYVNVVAVRSEDKDNEALNTLVDVLQSKEIQDFMMDKYDGAVVPVGGED, encoded by the coding sequence ATGAAAAAGGTTTTTATACTTCTGTCTGCAATACTGGTACTTCTTTTAGCGGCTTGTGGCGGTGGTTCCAGTGAGGGTAAAGATGAAGACGGTAATACAACCATTAAAGTGGGTGCAACAAGTGTCCCACATGCCGAAGTATTGGAAAAGGCGAAACCGATCTTGAAAGAAAAAGGGATTAATTTAGAGATTGAGGAATTTCAAGATTATGTATTACCTAACGATGCACTTGCTGATAGTGATCTGGATGCGAATTATTTTCAAACCATTCCCTTCTTAGAACAAGTGATAAAAGATACCGGCTACGATCTGGATTACATTGATGGCATTCATATTGAACCAATGGGGATTTATTCAAAAGATATTAAAAGTCTGGATGACGTCAAAAATGGTACAGAAGTGATTATGAGTAATTCAGCGTCAGACCATGGACGGATACTGGAATTATTTGAAAAAAGTGGCTTAATCAAGCTGGATGATAATGTGGATAAAGTAAATGCGCAGATTGATGATATTGTTGAAAATCCAAAGCATTTAAAATTTTCAGCTGATTATGATGCTGCAATTTTACCGGAACTCTATAATAAAGAAGACAATGTCCTTGTTGCAATCAATACTAACTATGCAATTCAGGCTGATTTAAATCCACTGAAGGATGCTTTGGCTATAGAGGACGAAAATTCCCCATATGTGAATGTGGTTGCCGTACGATCGGAGGATAAAGATAATGAAGCATTAAATACACTTGTTGATGTGCTGCAATCCAAAGAAATACAAGATTTTATGATGGACAAATACGATGGAGCAGTTGTCCCGGTCGGTGGCGAGGATTAA
- a CDS encoding methionine ABC transporter permease: protein MLTDLFPNLNMEDFWDATYETFYMTLLGLLGTFILGILLGLLLYLTAKDGIWQNKFINLIVAAAVNIFRAIPFIILIFLLFPFTDFLLGTIRGPNAALPALIIGSAPFYGRLVEIALKEVDKGVVEAAKSMGAKTRTIIFRVLLPESMPALISGLTVTAIALIGYTAMAGVIGAGGLGNYAYYFGFQRRDFDVVLVCTVAIVIIVFIFQFIGDFISNKLDKR, encoded by the coding sequence ATGCTGACTGATTTATTTCCTAATTTGAATATGGAAGATTTTTGGGATGCGACCTATGAAACATTTTATATGACCTTATTGGGACTTCTTGGTACATTTATTCTGGGAATTTTACTAGGGTTGCTCTTATACCTGACAGCTAAAGATGGGATATGGCAGAATAAATTTATTAACCTAATTGTTGCTGCTGCTGTCAATATCTTTCGTGCGATCCCATTTATTATTTTGATCTTTTTGTTATTCCCATTTACCGATTTTTTACTAGGAACGATTCGCGGCCCCAATGCTGCATTGCCTGCCTTAATTATCGGGTCGGCACCGTTTTATGGCCGATTAGTTGAGATTGCTCTAAAAGAAGTGGATAAAGGTGTGGTTGAGGCTGCAAAATCCATGGGGGCAAAAACAAGAACAATTATCTTTCGCGTCTTACTGCCGGAATCGATGCCTGCTTTGATTTCCGGATTAACGGTGACCGCAATTGCGTTAATTGGTTATACGGCAATGGCTGGAGTAATTGGCGCTGGAGGATTAGGTAATTATGCCTATTATTTTGGTTTCCAGCGACGTGACTTTGATGTTGTCCTTGTTTGTACTGTGGCAATTGTTATCATTGTATTTATTTTTCAGTTCATTGGCGACTTTATTTCCAATAAATTAGATAAAAGATAG
- a CDS encoding arsenate reductase family protein, translating to MALTFYWYPKCGTCKKAKNWLDEHNIDYTSIHIVDNPPSQEELMQLIEKSGLPAKKFFNTSGKKYREGNFKEKIKDASTEEMAEMLASDGMLIKRPIVTDGQNVTVGFKEETFQENWL from the coding sequence ATGGCATTGACATTCTACTGGTATCCAAAATGCGGTACCTGTAAAAAAGCGAAAAATTGGCTGGATGAACACAATATAGATTATACAAGTATACATATTGTGGACAACCCGCCATCACAGGAAGAATTGATGCAATTGATCGAGAAAAGCGGGTTGCCTGCAAAGAAGTTTTTCAATACGAGTGGCAAGAAGTATCGGGAAGGAAATTTCAAGGAAAAAATTAAGGATGCAAGCACCGAAGAAATGGCAGAAATGCTCGCATCCGATGGCATGTTGATCAAACGGCCGATCGTCACGGATGGACAGAATGTAACGGTTGGATTTAAGGAAGAAACTTTTCAGGAAAATTGGTTGTAA
- a CDS encoding acetyl-CoA C-acetyltransferase yields MKEAVIVAGARTPVGKAKKGSLANSRPDDLAALTLKETLKQAGNYDGNIDDVIIGCAMPEAEQGANMARNIAGLAGLHHDVPGITINRFCSSGLQSIAFAAERIMIGASDTMIAGGAESMSLIPMGGHVVKPNSKLVQDAPGYYMGMGHTAEEVANRFDISREDQDAFAVRSHERAAKAIQEGKFKEEIVPVEVTERVVGEDNKIEEKSFTFEMDEGVRLGTTMEILAKLRPAFHVKGSVTAGNSSQMSDGAATVLLMDREKASAEGLTPLAKFRSFAVAGVEPEIMGVGPVAAVPKALKIAGLELSDIGLFELNEAFASQSVRVIRALDLNPDIVNVNGGAIALGHPLGMTGTKLTLSLIHEMKRRNVQFGVVTMCIGGGMGAAGVFELI; encoded by the coding sequence GTGAAGGAAGCGGTTATTGTTGCAGGTGCAAGAACCCCTGTAGGAAAAGCAAAAAAAGGGTCGCTGGCAAATTCCAGACCGGATGATTTAGCAGCCTTAACGCTTAAGGAAACATTAAAACAAGCAGGGAATTACGATGGAAATATTGATGATGTGATTATTGGCTGTGCCATGCCTGAAGCAGAACAAGGAGCGAATATGGCACGAAATATTGCGGGACTTGCAGGATTACACCATGATGTACCGGGGATTACGATTAATCGTTTTTGTTCATCGGGTTTACAAAGTATTGCGTTTGCGGCCGAGCGGATTATGATTGGGGCAAGTGACACGATGATTGCCGGTGGTGCAGAATCGATGAGTCTTATCCCAATGGGTGGCCATGTGGTAAAACCAAATTCCAAGCTTGTCCAGGATGCGCCGGGCTATTATATGGGAATGGGGCACACCGCAGAGGAAGTAGCCAATCGTTTTGATATTTCCCGTGAGGATCAAGATGCTTTCGCCGTCCGCAGTCATGAACGGGCAGCAAAAGCTATTCAGGAAGGTAAATTCAAAGAAGAAATTGTACCAGTCGAAGTAACTGAACGCGTAGTAGGAGAAGATAATAAAATTGAAGAAAAAAGTTTTACATTTGAAATGGATGAAGGGGTTCGCCTAGGAACAACCATGGAAATATTGGCGAAACTACGGCCAGCCTTTCATGTAAAAGGATCGGTTACAGCGGGAAATTCCTCGCAAATGAGTGATGGGGCAGCAACCGTATTATTGATGGATCGGGAAAAAGCGTCTGCTGAAGGATTAACACCACTGGCCAAATTCCGTTCCTTCGCGGTAGCTGGTGTTGAACCAGAAATTATGGGCGTTGGACCGGTTGCGGCTGTACCGAAAGCATTAAAAATTGCCGGCCTTGAACTATCAGATATCGGCTTGTTTGAGTTAAACGAAGCATTCGCGTCCCAATCGGTTCGCGTTATCCGCGCGTTGGATCTGAATCCGGATATTGTCAATGTCAATGGTGGAGCAATTGCCCTTGGTCATCCACTAGGCATGACCGGTACGAAATTAACGTTGAGTTTGATCCATGAAATGAAGCGCCGGAACGTACAATTTGGTGTTGTAACGATGTGTATCGGTGGTGGTATGGGTGCTGCCGGGGTGTTTGAGTTAATTTAA
- the sufD gene encoding Fe-S cluster assembly protein SufD: MTVETRLPYDQAYINQFSQERNEPEWMREIRLHALEQADVLEMPKPDKTKIGKWNFSQFKHTAQGERISSLGELPAEIQEFLDQENKPENLIIQRNHTIAYASLTDELKEKGVIFTDIFTALTEHEDLVKRYYMKDAVSIDEHRLTALHAALMNGGVFVYVPKNVQLDTPLQSIFWQEDPEAAIFNHVLVVADENSSLTYVENYISSNHEEQTVANIVTEVIAQNNAKIAFGAVDNFAEGTTTYSNRRGVTYRDATIDWALGQMNDGNTVAENITHLVGDNSNSNAKMVSVGRGKQTQNFQSQIVHFGKNTEGYILQHGVMKDKSTAIFNGIGKIEHGASKSNAEQESRVLMLSERARGDANPILLIDEDDVMAGHAASVGRVDPVQMYYLMSRGITKTEAERLIIHGFLEPVVGQLPIESVKKQLSEVIERKVY; encoded by the coding sequence ATGACTGTTGAAACAAGGCTGCCATATGATCAAGCTTATATCAATCAATTTTCACAGGAAAGAAACGAACCGGAATGGATGCGGGAAATACGCCTCCATGCATTGGAACAAGCTGACGTGCTTGAAATGCCTAAACCGGATAAAACGAAAATCGGCAAATGGAATTTCAGCCAATTTAAACATACTGCACAAGGTGAAAGGATATCTTCACTTGGTGAACTGCCAGCTGAAATCCAGGAGTTTCTCGATCAGGAAAATAAACCGGAAAATCTGATAATCCAACGAAATCACACCATTGCCTATGCATCATTAACAGATGAATTAAAGGAAAAGGGTGTTATTTTCACAGATATTTTCACTGCACTAACCGAGCATGAGGATTTGGTCAAGCGGTATTATATGAAAGATGCCGTATCGATTGATGAACATCGTTTAACTGCATTGCATGCGGCATTAATGAATGGCGGTGTGTTCGTTTATGTACCAAAAAATGTTCAACTTGACACCCCGCTGCAATCTATTTTCTGGCAGGAAGACCCGGAAGCGGCCATCTTTAATCATGTGCTTGTGGTTGCCGATGAAAATAGTTCGTTAACATATGTGGAAAACTACATTTCCAGTAATCATGAGGAACAAACAGTTGCTAACATTGTGACGGAAGTTATTGCGCAAAATAATGCCAAGATCGCCTTTGGTGCGGTTGATAATTTTGCTGAAGGCACAACAACATACTCCAATCGCCGTGGTGTAACTTATCGTGATGCAACGATTGATTGGGCATTGGGACAAATGAATGATGGAAATACAGTTGCTGAGAATATTACACATTTGGTTGGCGATAATTCCAATTCCAATGCCAAAATGGTATCAGTAGGTCGTGGAAAGCAAACTCAAAATTTCCAATCCCAAATTGTCCACTTCGGTAAAAATACAGAAGGTTATATATTACAACATGGTGTCATGAAAGATAAGTCAACGGCTATTTTTAATGGAATCGGCAAAATTGAACATGGTGCATCGAAATCAAATGCAGAACAAGAATCCCGGGTACTCATGTTAAGTGAACGGGCGCGTGGGGATGCCAACCCAATTCTATTGATTGATGAAGACGATGTCATGGCTGGTCATGCTGCATCAGTCGGCAGGGTTGACCCAGTACAAATGTATTATCTAATGAGCAGGGGAATAACCAAAACGGAGGCAGAACGCTTGATTATTCATGGTTTCCTGGAACCGGTTGTCGGCCAGTTGCCAATTGAATCAGTCAAAAAACAACTGTCAGAAGTCATTGAGAGGAAGGTTTACTAA
- the sufC gene encoding Fe-S cluster assembly ATPase SufC, with protein sequence MAGSTLEIKDLHVSIEEREILKGVNLTIKGGEFHAVMGPNGTGKSTLASAIMGHPKYEVTQGSVLLDGKDVLEMEVDERARAGLFLGMQYPSEISGVTTSDFLRSSINARREEGDEIPLMKFIKEMDSTLDYLEIDKNMAQRYLNEGFSGGEKKRNEILQLMMIKPEIAILDEIDSGLDIDALKVVSKGINKLRDENFGCLIITHYQRLLNYITPDVVHVMMQGRVVKSGGPELAQRLEAEGYDWIKEELGIEDEVAETQEQNA encoded by the coding sequence ATGGCTGGATCAACACTGGAAATAAAAGATCTTCATGTGTCAATTGAAGAAAGAGAGATTTTAAAAGGTGTCAACCTTACAATAAAAGGTGGCGAATTTCATGCGGTAATGGGACCAAACGGAACAGGGAAATCGACCCTTGCATCAGCGATCATGGGTCATCCTAAATATGAAGTAACCCAAGGCAGTGTTTTGTTGGATGGAAAAGATGTTTTGGAAATGGAAGTTGATGAACGAGCACGTGCGGGACTGTTCCTTGGTATGCAATATCCAAGTGAGATCAGTGGAGTGACAACTTCAGACTTTTTGCGTTCTTCCATTAATGCACGTCGTGAAGAGGGCGATGAAATTCCGCTCATGAAGTTTATCAAAGAAATGGATAGTACGTTAGATTACCTTGAAATTGATAAAAACATGGCACAGCGCTATTTGAATGAAGGTTTCTCCGGTGGTGAGAAGAAACGTAATGAAATTCTCCAATTAATGATGATTAAACCGGAAATTGCCATTTTGGATGAAATCGACTCTGGTTTGGACATTGACGCGCTTAAAGTTGTTTCCAAAGGTATTAACAAATTACGTGATGAAAATTTTGGCTGCCTGATTATTACCCACTATCAACGCCTGTTGAACTACATCACACCGGATGTTGTTCATGTCATGATGCAAGGCCGTGTCGTTAAATCCGGCGGTCCGGAACTTGCTCAGCGTCTGGAGGCTGAAGGTTATGACTGGATCAAGGAAGAATTGGGAATTGAAGACGAAGTTGCTGAAACACAAGAGCAAAATGCGTAA
- a CDS encoding methionine ABC transporter ATP-binding protein, whose protein sequence is MISIEGLSKIFSSSNNEQITAVNELTLDIQEGEIFGVIGYSGAGKSTFVRLLNRLEEPTSGRIVIHDHDITEMNAKQLRVARQEIGMIFQHFNLLWSRTVKDNIAFPLEIAGVPKDKRDKRVKELINLVGLTERENAYPSQLSGGQKQRVGIARALANNPKVLLCDEATSALDPETTDSILDLLVDINKQLGLTIILITHEMHVIRKICNQVAVMEKGKIVEQGDVLDIFLRPQQQVTKRFVEQVMGTADENEGVTDLINTYEHGKIVRLHFIGETANQALISKVAKEFSIDVNILQGKITQTQAGAYGTLFVQMIGETSELNKALRFIQDTSVEVEVFRDAD, encoded by the coding sequence TTGATTTCGATTGAAGGGTTGAGCAAAATTTTCTCATCATCCAATAATGAGCAAATCACTGCTGTGAATGAATTAACGTTAGATATACAAGAAGGCGAGATATTCGGGGTGATCGGATATAGCGGGGCGGGAAAGAGTACGTTTGTCAGGCTGCTGAATCGGCTGGAGGAACCGACGAGCGGACGGATTGTTATCCATGACCACGATATTACCGAGATGAATGCGAAACAGCTTCGGGTTGCCAGACAAGAAATCGGTATGATCTTTCAACATTTTAATCTGCTTTGGTCACGGACGGTCAAAGACAATATCGCATTTCCGCTGGAGATTGCAGGTGTTCCAAAGGACAAGCGTGACAAGCGGGTGAAGGAATTAATCAATCTTGTTGGTCTTACGGAACGCGAGAATGCTTACCCATCCCAGTTAAGTGGTGGACAAAAACAGCGGGTGGGAATTGCCAGAGCGCTTGCAAATAACCCGAAAGTATTATTATGTGACGAAGCAACTTCGGCGTTGGATCCGGAAACAACCGATTCCATTTTGGACCTGTTGGTGGATATTAATAAACAGCTGGGATTAACGATTATCTTAATCACCCATGAAATGCACGTCATTCGCAAAATTTGTAACCAGGTCGCTGTCATGGAAAAAGGAAAAATTGTGGAGCAAGGCGATGTGTTGGACATATTTTTGCGGCCGCAACAGCAGGTAACGAAGCGTTTTGTTGAACAGGTGATGGGGACAGCAGATGAAAATGAAGGTGTAACAGATCTGATTAACACATATGAGCATGGTAAAATTGTTCGTCTGCATTTTATTGGGGAAACTGCCAATCAGGCACTCATCAGCAAGGTGGCCAAGGAGTTTTCCATCGACGTAAATATCCTGCAGGGAAAAATTACGCAGACACAGGCAGGAGCCTATGGAACATTGTTTGTTCAGATGATCGGCGAAACGTCTGAATTGAACAAGGCGCTCCGGTTTATTCAGGATACCTCGGTAGAAGTGGAGGTGTTCCGTGATGCTGACTGA
- a CDS encoding cysteine desulfurase, whose protein sequence is MDVNAIREQFPTLHQEVNGHPLVYLDSSATSQKPLKVIDAIDTYYRNDNSNVHRGVHTLGSRATEKYEGAREKVRRFLNAKSTAEVIFTRGTTTSINTVAYSYARSTLQADDEILITPMEHHSNIIPWQQTAKATGATLKYLPLQADGTISLADVREAVSDKTKIVAIAHVSNVLGTINPVKEITQIAHQHGAVMLVDGAQGAPHMQVDVQDLDCDFYAFSGHKMCGPTGIGVLYGKRELLEDMEPVEFGGEMIDFVNLYDSTWKELPWKFEGGTPIIAGAIGLGAAIDFLHEVGMENITAHEHELAAYAQSKLRAIDRITVYGPQERAALVTFNLDDVHPHDVSTVLDAEGIAVRAGHHCAQPLMKWLNVTATARASFYLYNTMEDIDRLVEGLLKTKEYFGDVF, encoded by the coding sequence ATGGATGTCAATGCCATACGGGAACAGTTTCCCACGTTACATCAGGAAGTGAACGGGCATCCTTTGGTATATCTTGATTCATCAGCAACGTCGCAAAAGCCATTGAAGGTAATCGATGCAATTGACACATATTATCGTAATGATAATTCAAATGTTCATCGTGGTGTGCATACATTAGGCTCACGGGCTACTGAAAAGTATGAAGGAGCACGGGAGAAAGTACGCCGGTTTTTGAATGCAAAGAGTACTGCGGAGGTTATTTTCACCCGGGGAACAACAACCTCAATTAATACGGTTGCGTACAGTTATGCGCGAAGTACATTACAAGCGGACGATGAAATTTTGATTACGCCGATGGAACACCATAGTAATATTATTCCCTGGCAACAGACGGCAAAAGCAACAGGCGCGACTTTAAAATATTTGCCGTTGCAAGCAGATGGTACGATATCGCTGGCAGACGTGCGTGAAGCTGTTTCCGATAAGACGAAAATCGTTGCCATTGCCCATGTTTCCAACGTCTTGGGAACCATTAATCCGGTAAAAGAAATTACCCAAATCGCCCATCAACATGGTGCTGTGATGCTTGTTGACGGGGCACAGGGAGCACCCCATATGCAAGTAGATGTTCAAGATCTGGATTGTGATTTTTACGCATTTTCCGGACATAAAATGTGTGGTCCTACAGGCATTGGGGTATTATATGGAAAACGTGAGCTTCTGGAAGATATGGAACCGGTAGAATTTGGCGGCGAAATGATTGACTTTGTTAATTTGTACGATTCTACCTGGAAGGAGCTTCCATGGAAGTTTGAAGGTGGTACACCAATCATTGCCGGGGCAATAGGACTTGGTGCTGCGATTGACTTTTTGCATGAAGTTGGCATGGAAAACATTACAGCGCACGAACATGAACTGGCAGCCTATGCTCAATCTAAACTTCGTGCTATAGATAGAATTACGGTTTATGGTCCACAAGAACGTGCAGCGTTGGTTACGTTTAATTTGGATGATGTGCATCCGCATGATGTATCCACTGTACTTGATGCGGAAGGGATTGCAGTTCGTGCCGGCCATCATTGTGCCCAGCCGTTGATGAAATGGTTAAACGTAACGGCTACTGCAAGGGCAAGCTTTTATTTGTATAATACGATGGAAGATATTGATCGGCTTGTAGAGGGACTCTTGAAAACAAAGGAGTATTTTGGTGATGTCTTTTAA
- a CDS encoding thioredoxin family protein, with protein sequence MQQFTEEAKAKESYFLYIFTPLCGTCKLARTMLDKIESVHQENIFYEMNASINPEFMQEYKIESVPCLFIKQDGKIKERVYAFRSIANIYHYLLEYKPELFATS encoded by the coding sequence TTGCAGCAATTTACAGAAGAAGCAAAAGCAAAAGAGAGTTATTTTCTATATATTTTCACCCCGTTGTGTGGTACGTGTAAACTGGCCAGGACGATGCTGGATAAGATCGAGTCTGTACATCAGGAAAATATTTTTTACGAAATGAACGCCTCAATAAATCCGGAGTTTATGCAGGAATACAAGATCGAAAGTGTTCCGTGTTTGTTCATCAAACAAGATGGAAAAATCAAGGAGCGAGTTTATGCATTCCGCTCCATTGCCAATATTTATCACTATTTGCTTGAATATAAACCGGAATTGTTTGCGACATCATAA
- a CDS encoding acyl-CoA dehydrogenase family protein: MSETKEKLFKGGAFLVEDLTADDIITPEDFTEEHKMIAKTTDEFVSGEVLPVKDKLENHEFDYSVDLLKKAGELGLLGADVPEEYDGLALDKISSSLITEKFARAGGFGITHGAHVGIGSLPIVFFGNDDQKKKYLPKLATGELLAAYALTEPSSGSDALGAKTTAKLNEAGTHYILNGEKQWITNSAFADVFVVYAKIDGEHFTAFIVEREFPGVSTGNEENKMGIKSSSTRTLILEDAEVPVENLLGEKGKGHKIAFNILNVGRYKLAIGAVGSSKRGIEVATKYVNERKQFGQSISDFNLTREKLATMAARTYANESAVYRTVGLFEQRMGSLTDEQLKDGKEIAKAIAEYQIECSLNKFSASECLDYVADEAVQLHGGYGFMEEYEVAGMYRDSRINRIFEGTNEINRLLVPGTLLKKAMKGELPLLQKAKSLQEELMMMMPEEIGDKTLEQEKHLLKNAKKIILLGAGLAAQKYAKKLENEQEILVNLADMVNEVYNMEAAILRTEKAINKSGEEQNKQKLLYTQVYVQEAFNRIEADAKETLIAVEEGDTLRMMLSSLRKLTRHTPTNVIAKKREIAKGIIEEEKYFV; encoded by the coding sequence ATGAGTGAAACAAAAGAAAAGTTATTTAAAGGTGGAGCTTTTTTAGTAGAAGATTTAACCGCTGATGATATTATCACACCAGAGGATTTTACAGAGGAACATAAAATGATTGCCAAAACAACCGATGAATTTGTTTCCGGCGAAGTCCTGCCCGTGAAAGACAAACTGGAAAATCATGAATTTGACTATTCGGTAGATTTGCTTAAAAAGGCTGGTGAGCTCGGATTATTAGGTGCAGATGTTCCAGAAGAATATGATGGTCTGGCATTAGATAAAATTAGTTCATCGTTGATTACTGAAAAATTTGCCCGTGCAGGTGGATTTGGAATTACACATGGGGCACACGTTGGTATTGGTTCCCTGCCGATTGTATTTTTCGGAAACGATGATCAAAAGAAAAAATATTTGCCAAAGCTGGCGACGGGTGAACTGTTAGCAGCATACGCACTGACAGAACCTTCCTCAGGATCCGATGCCCTGGGTGCAAAAACAACAGCAAAATTAAATGAGGCTGGTACCCATTATATTTTAAATGGCGAAAAACAATGGATCACTAATTCGGCATTTGCTGATGTATTCGTTGTCTATGCCAAAATTGATGGTGAACATTTCACGGCCTTTATCGTTGAACGCGAATTTCCCGGCGTTTCTACTGGAAATGAAGAAAATAAAATGGGAATTAAAAGTTCATCCACACGTACATTAATTTTGGAAGATGCAGAGGTACCTGTTGAGAACTTATTAGGCGAAAAAGGCAAAGGACACAAAATTGCTTTCAATATTTTGAATGTAGGACGTTATAAATTAGCTATCGGGGCTGTCGGTAGTTCAAAACGCGGAATTGAAGTAGCAACGAAATATGTGAACGAGCGTAAACAGTTTGGCCAGTCAATTTCCGACTTTAACTTAACGCGGGAAAAGTTGGCAACCATGGCAGCGAGAACTTATGCCAATGAAAGTGCCGTTTATCGTACAGTGGGTCTGTTTGAACAACGCATGGGTTCACTAACGGATGAACAATTAAAAGATGGTAAAGAAATAGCAAAAGCAATAGCGGAATATCAAATCGAGTGTTCCCTGAACAAATTTTCGGCCTCGGAATGTCTTGATTATGTAGCTGATGAAGCCGTACAGCTCCACGGAGGGTATGGTTTCATGGAGGAATATGAAGTCGCAGGTATGTATCGTGATTCGCGAATTAACCGTATTTTTGAAGGGACCAATGAAATCAACCGCCTTCTCGTGCCAGGAACATTGCTGAAAAAAGCGATGAAGGGTGAATTGCCATTACTGCAAAAAGCGAAAAGTTTGCAGGAAGAACTCATGATGATGATGCCGGAAGAGATTGGGGATAAAACACTGGAACAGGAAAAACACCTTTTGAAAAACGCCAAGAAAATTATTTTGCTTGGTGCCGGTCTGGCAGCGCAAAAGTATGCAAAAAAATTGGAAAACGAGCAGGAAATCCTCGTGAATCTGGCTGATATGGTTAATGAAGTGTACAACATGGAGGCAGCTATTCTACGTACAGAAAAAGCGATCAACAAATCAGGAGAAGAACAAAACAAACAAAAACTGCTTTATACGCAAGTCTATGTTCAGGAGGCATTTAATCGGATTGAAGCAGATGCCAAAGAAACATTAATTGCTGTTGAAGAAGGCGATACATTACGAATGATGCTGTCATCGTTACGTAAATTAACGCGCCACACACCAACCAATGTAATTGCCAAGAAGCGTGAAATTGCTAAAGGTATTATTGAAGAAGAAAAATATTTTGTATAA
- the gcvH gene encoding glycine cleavage system protein GcvH: MSLPEELLYSEEHEWVKKEDDKVRIGITDFAQDELGDIVFVELPEVGDDIEADEPFGSVESVKTVSELYAPISGKVVEVNDDLEDNPEFVNESPYEKAWMIVVEPSDESEMDDLLSAKQYEEVTQED; this comes from the coding sequence ATGAGCTTACCAGAAGAATTATTATATTCAGAAGAACATGAGTGGGTAAAAAAAGAAGACGATAAAGTCAGAATCGGAATTACAGATTTTGCCCAAGATGAATTAGGCGACATTGTTTTTGTTGAATTACCAGAAGTTGGTGACGACATCGAAGCAGATGAGCCTTTCGGAAGTGTGGAATCGGTAAAAACTGTTTCAGAATTGTATGCGCCAATTAGTGGTAAAGTTGTTGAAGTAAATGATGATTTAGAGGACAACCCTGAATTTGTGAACGAATCACCATATGAAAAGGCGTGGATGATTGTCGTTGAACCATCGGATGAATCAGAAATGGATGACCTGCTGTCGGCTAAACAATACGAAGAAGTAACGCAGGAAGACTAA